The genomic DNA TACAAAATCCTCAATTCAATAGAGTAGGTGAGTTTGATGCATGAGTATTCAGTCGTTCGTTCATTGCTACGGCAGGTTCAAGAAATTGCTCGATCAAACGGGGGAGGAGCGATTGAAATGATTCGACTCGCTGTAGGAGAGTTTTCCGGGGTCGAGTGCACTCTGGTTGAGTTAGCGTTTCGTGATCTGGCCCCCGAGAAAATCGGACGACAGGCTAAATTGGAAATCCAAAAAATTCCTCTTGAGGCAAAATGTGAGAATTGCCAGCAGAAGATCATCATTACGAATTATCAGTTTTGTTGTCCACGATGTAATTCACAACAGGTCCGGATTACTGCCGGAGATGAATTAACAATTATCGATATTGAATTGCGTGAAGTTGGAGTGAATGCATGAATCAGACAATTACCGTAAACCGCGATCTGAAAGCTGATCTTAAAGAACAAGCGAATCGGTTTCGCCAACGAATGTCAGATCAGGGAACACTCGTTGTAAACCTTGTTTCATCGCCCGGAGCCGGGAAAACCAGTCTGCTTCAAAGAACGGCCACGAAAATCGGGGATGAGTATCGCCTGGCTGTGCTTGTTGGCGATTTGGCCACTGATCGTGATGCAGAACGGCTCAAGCCTTACGTTCCGGTACAGCAATTAACCACAGGGGGAGCATGCCACCTGGAAATCCCGCTGGTGGAAAGTGGATATGAGCGTTTGAATCAATCGGATCTCGATATTCTGTTCATAGAAAATGTGGGAAATTTAGTATGTCCAGCCTCCCACGATTTGGGTGAACATCTGCGGGTAACGCTTCTGAGTGTGACAGAGGGAGATGACAAGCCAGGAAAGTACCCGAAGATGTTTCGAACCAGTCAGGCAATGGTCATTACGAAATCTGATCTGCTGCCGTATGTTCCTTTTGACGTTTCCTCAGCTGTTGAGGATGCTCGGAGAATTCAACCTGAACTGGACTTTTTGACGACCAGTTCACAAACCCTGGCTGGAGTTGACGAATGGTGTGAATTCCTGGTCCGTCAACTTCGTAAGATTCAGAAATAATTAAATAAGCAACATCGATGTTATCTCCTGATTCAACACTTCAGAACGTTGTCGCTCATCGAATCATCCTGAATGGAATCGTTCAGGGGATCGGGATGCGCCCAGCCGTTGCTCGATTAGCTCAAATGCATCATCTGAGTGGCTCTGTGAGTAACCAACTGACTGGTTTGTTGATCGTGGTTGAAGGATCACCGTCAGATGTGGATGAATTTCGCGATCAGCTTTCTTCACATTTCCCGACAGACGCAAAGATTACAAGTCGTCAGGAAATCAAATGTGAAGCAACCGGAAATACGGAGTTCCGCATTCTTGAAAGTATTGCAACCGGCCGGTTAGAGACAATTCTTCCAGCTGACTTGGCAACATGTGACCAATGTCAACACGAATACTCGTCGCCGGATGATGCCCGATATCGCTATCCGATGATTTCCTGTACCAGTTGCGGGCCGCGGTATTCGATTATTAAACGGATGCCTTTTGAGCGAGAGCAATCGAGTCTGAAAGATTATGATCTCTGCGTCAATTGCCGAGAGGATTATACGAATTCATCTTCACGTCGTTTCCATGCACAGACAATTGCCTGTCAAGATTGCGGCCCGAAATACTGGTACGAAAAATCAGGACAATTTGTCGAACTTAATTATGATATGATGATTCAACTTGCGGTAGAGGATATCAAGAGAGGAGACATTGTCGGTTTATGTGGTGTAGGCGGTTACCAGTTACTGGTGGATGGTACGAATTTAGCTGCTGTTCAACGATTACGACAGAGAAAGAAGAGGGAATCGAAACCTTTTGCGGTCATGGTTCAATCGCTCAATGCAGCCGAACACCTTGCCAGTTTGAATCAGATTGAACGGGAGATATTGGCGGATAGCCGTAATCCGATTGTTTTGTTGAATCAACTCGCCAGGAACAGATTGGCTCGAGAGGTGACAGGTCCTGTAGGGACAATAGGCGTGATGCTTCCGACCACTCCTGTCCACCAGGAATTGTGTCGTCTTGTGAATGTCCCGTTGATCGTGACAAGCGGAAATGTCGAAGGCAAGCCAATCGAGAGCGTCCCGTCCAAGGCTCGGTCGGAACTGGCTGATATCGCTGATTGTTTTCTCCATCACAATCGAGAAATTGTCAGGCCGATTGACGATAGCGTCGTTCGTATTGCCAGCGGACAACAGGTCACCATCCGTTGCGGTCGTGGGCTATCCCCTTTGAAACTCCCGATTTCTACCCAGATGCAAATCCTCGCTGTTGGCGGAGAACAAAAGAATGCAATCGCGTTCTCGAATGGATCTCAATCAATTTTGAGCCCTCATATTGGTGATCTCAATACACTGGAAAACCGAACATACTTCGAACAGCAAATTGCAGAACTGCAGACTCTGTATCAAATGGATCCCGAATACATCGTTCACGATCTTCACCAGGAATATTATTCCACCAAATGGGCGACTCGTCAGGGGAAGCCGCTCATCGGTGTTCAACATCATCATGCGCACATTGTTTCAGGAATGCTTGAGCATAATTTGTTAGACGAGAACGTTTTAGGGCTTGCTTTTGATGGAACCGGGCTGGGAGATGATGCAACGGTCTGGGGAGGTGAATTCCTGCTGACCACTGCAGTTGACTACATCCGGGTTGGAAATATCGCCCCTTTCTCACTTCCGGGGGGGGACGCTGCAATTCTCAGTCCCTGGCGTATTGCGATTTCGTTGCTGGAATCGGCAATGGAAGCAGAAGCCGCAAGTAAGATTGGACGTCAGATATTCCCTGACAATAGTGCAGAGAATATCCTTCAAATAACAGGCAGACAACATCTTTCACCGCGGACTTCGAGTATGGGACGTTTGTTCGATGGAATCACTGCACTGATCACTCGTCGTACGGAATCGAGCTATGAAGGTCAGTTTCCCATGATTCTGGAAGCCTTAGCTCAGAATTGTGATTCCGTACAGACACCTTATCGATTTAAGGTATCTACTGTTGATCACAGAATTCAACTCGAATGGAAAACTGCGATTCGACAAATCGTACATGATATTGACGCAGGCACTGCACCTGCGGTTATCGCTTGTCGATTTCATCGTGGACTGGTTCAGGGAATTCGAAAAATGTGTCGTCTTTTCCCCGACTATCCTATCGTACTCTCAGGAGGTTGTTTTCAGAATCGAATCTTACTGGAGACATTGCGTAGAGAACTGGAACAGGATCATCGGAATGTTTTTTGTCCTGTCTCTATTCCGCTGAATGACGCAGGCCTGGCAGCGGGTCAATTAGCAATAGCGGTCGCGAGACTGACTCGAAATGCAGATCACAATTCGGTAGGAGCAGTCTAATGTGCCTGGGAATTCCTGGACGTGTGACTCGCTGGCTAGACCAGGATCCACTATTTGCGAAAGCGGAGGTTGACTTCGGTGGTCTGAAAAAGGTCTGTCATTTCGCCTGCGTTCCTGATGCAGAGATTGGAGATTTTGTGATTGTCCATGCCGGGATCGCGATCACACAAATCTCCGCAGAGCAAGCAGCACTCATCGAGACCGATCTTTCAGGTCTCGATCCCTCGGACAAAATTCAAGAGGAAGGAACAAGCGGATGAAGTATCTGACGGAATATCGAAATCCGCAAACAGCCAGGAATCTCGTATCTGAAATTCGAAAACAGGCGACGCAGCGCTGGCGGATTATGGAGGTCTGCGGCGGGCAGACTCATAATCTACTCAAGTACGGTATTGAATCTGAATTGACTGGCGTGGTGGAATTGATTCACGGCCCCGGATGCCCGGTATGCGTCACACCGGCTGAGATCATCGACATCGCACAACAGATTTCTCTGCAGCCATCGACCATACTGACTACATTTGGGGATATGCTTCGAGTTCCCGGAACTGCACAGTCGTTGAATCAAACCCGAGCGAGCGGCGGTGATGTGCGGATAGTTTACAGCCCGGTTGATGCCGTAGAACTCGCACGCCTGAATCCGGATCTGGATGTCGTATTTCTGGGCGTGGGTTTTGAAACGACCGCTCCTTCAACGGCGTTGGCAGTCCTGCAGGCGGAACAATTACGACTGGATAATTTCAGCGTTCTGGTTTCCCATGTTCGTGTTTTGCCTGCGATGCGAATCATACTTGAATCTTCAAAGTCGCGTTTGCAGGGATTCCTGGCTGCCGGTCACGTTTGCACCATTACGGGCCTGGAAGAGTATCAGGATTTAGTGGATACCTATGAAGTACCTGTCGTCATCACAGGCTTTGAACCGATTGATCTGCTACAGGGAATTCAGTCATGCGTGCATATGCTGGAGCAAGGAAAACCTCGGCTACTGAACTGCTATCCCCGATCGGTGAAGCATGGTGGTAATGTCAATGCCATGAAATTGATTGACGAAGTTTATCAAATCGTTGATCAATCCTGGAGGGGAATTGGAATCATTCCCGCAGGCGGTCTCTCATTGAAACCAAACTATCGAAAATATGACGCCTGGAGTCGCTTTGTTGGGAGTCGTTCTCCAGTCAATCAGAACGAAACGGTATGCCAGAGTGCGGAAGTGTTACAAGGGCTTATCAAGCCGCCGGAATGCAGTGCCTATGGAAAGTCATGCAAACCCGCCCACCCACTCGGGGCGCCGATGGTCTCCTCGGAAGGAGCCTGTGCTGCTTATTACCGTTACCGAATTAACAACGAGCCCCAGTCAGAAAAGGCTCCATTGATCGATGGATAATGGACTTACTTAAGATGCAATTGAACGAAAATTGTCCCATTCCTCTTTCCGGATCTCACGGGTTAGTGACCCTCGCCCATGGCGAAGGCGGACTGTTGTCGCGGGAGTTGATTCGGGACCATATGCAGGTCATTCTGTCAGATCCCACCTTAAACGTTTCTGGAGATGCGGCCTGCCTGAGCCTCAATAGTTCGTCAATCATGATGACCACTGATTCCTATGTGGTCTCACCACTATTTTTTCCGGGTGGAGATATCGGCTCTCTGGCGGTCTACGGAACCGTTAACGACCTGCTCGTGAGCGGTGCAATTCCTTATTGCATAAGTTTGGGAATTATCATTGAAGAGGGGTTTCCAATTGCAACCTTGGATCGCATCCTGAAGAGCGTGAGGAATGCCTGTGAAAGATGTAGTGTCTTTGTATCAACGGGTGACACGAAAGTTGTTCCGCGGGGCCAATGTGATCAGATCTACTTAAACACGACAGGAGTCGGGATAGCCGGTCCTGTTGTGCCACCGGGACCTCAGGCCATTCAACCTGGTGATGAAATTCTGGTGACCGGACCAATTGGTCAGCATGGCATTGCGATCCTTTCTGCCCGAGAAAATTTACAGTTTGAGCCAGAACCCACCAGTGACGTGAACAGCCTGGCAAATGAAATCAATGCCATCAAGGGGCATATGGAGCAGGTTCGCTCACTCCGGGATGCCACGCGGGGAGGAGTCTCGGCTGTTTTACACGAGTGGGCTGAGGCTGCTCAATGCACTTTCACAATCATGGAGAATCAATTACCGATCTCCCCGGAAGTACAGGCAGCCTGTGAATTGCTCGGCCTGAATCCCCTTCATATTGCATGTGAAGGGACAATGGTGATTGCGGCAGCTTCGGGACAGGGGCCTTTAATACTGGAGTCACTGCAGGCAACTGGTAATCGTGATGCCGCAATCATTGGGACTGCTCGGTCACGTCAGAATGCTCCCGTCACCATAAAAAATCTCTTCGATCGTGAACTTCCAATCGATGAACCTATGGGGGCACCGCTACCTCGAATCTGTTGAAATTCTTCTCCGAAACTTAGGAACTACTCCGAACAATAACGAACCAATTTTCGGTACGGATGTATTTAAGGCTGTTACCGGTTCAGTTCAAACCACACTAAGGAGCTAACAAGATGTCTGATGCAGTAAAAGGGACTTCTGAATATATCCGTTGGTTCAACGACATTTCGATAGACGATATTGCATCGGTCGGTGGAAAAAATGCTTCACTTGGTGAAATGTATCAGTCGCTGACCGACCAGGGGATACTGGTTCCTAACGGTTTTGCAGTCACTGCTCAGGCCTATCACGATTTTCTCTCTGTGACTGGCGTGGATCAGAAGATCAGATCCATTCTTGCAGATCTGGATACCAGTGACATGGAGAACTTACAGCAGCGTGGCCACGCCGTGAGACAAGCCATTCTCTCAGTCACAATGCCCGACAGTTTGCAACAGCAAATCATCACCGAATACGAAACGTTGTGTGGCGAAACCATTGACATCGATGTCGCGGTCCGCAGTAGTGCGACTGCGGAAGATTTGCCCGATGCCAGTTTTGCCGGACAACAGGAAACCATGCTCAATGTTCGCGGAGCCGGAGTTTTACTGGAAACATGCCGTCGCTGTTTTGCCTCCTTATTCACGGATCGTGCTATTTCTTATCGTCAGGAAAGAGATTTTGATCATTTCACAATCGGACTTTCGATTGGTGTTCAACTGATGGTTCGTTCGGATCTTGCTTATTCCGGCGTTATGTTTTCGATTGATACCGAAACCGGATTTCCAGATGCCGTTCTTATCAACGCCGCTTATGGCTTGGGAGAGAATGTTGTTCAAGGTTCTGTCAATCCTGATGAATTTTATGTTTTCAAGACAACTCTCCTGAAAGATCCTGAATGTCGTCCCATTCTCCAACGTCGCCTCGGGACAAAAGAATTCAAACTGATTTACGATCTCGGTGGCACAAGGATGACAAAGAACGTTCCTGTCTCCCTGGAAGATCGTCGACGATTTTGCATTCCTGATGAGGACCTGCTGCTCCTGGCACGATGGGCCTGCGTGATCGAAGATCACTACTCTCAAAAGAAAGGTCAGCTTTGTCCAATGGATATTGAATGGGCTAAGGATGGGCTGACAGGAAAAATGTATATCGTTCAGGCACGGCCAGAAACGGTTCAGTCTCAGAAGATAAAAAATGTGTTGGAGACATTTGAACTTAATAACCGAAGTCAGGTTCTCGTTACCGGACGTGCAGTCGGAGAACGAATTGCTAAAGGCCCCGTTCGGATTATCGATTCTCCACTTGGGCTCAAGCAGTTTCAGCCAGGAGAAATCCTTGTCACTGATAAAACAGATCCCGATTGGGAACCGACGATGAAGAAAGCAGCGGCGATTGTTACGAATCGTGGCGGGCGGACTTGTCATGCCGCCATCGTCAGTCGGGAATTAGGTCTTCCCGCAATCGTGGGAACTGAAACAGGCACAGAGCTTCTTCAGACTGGTCAACCAGTCACCGTCTGTTGTGCCGAAGGAGATGCCGGCTTCGTCTATGAAGGATTACTGGATTATGAGCAGAAGTCCGTTGAACTGAGTGAGGTCAGTCGGACCAGGACAAAGATTATGATGAACCTGGCCAACCCCGATCAGGCATTTCGGCTTTCCTTCTTGCCAAATGATGGAGTTGGCCTGGCCCGGGTCGAGTTTATCATCAACCATTCCATAAAAATTCATCCACTCGCACTGCTGGATTACGATCAACTGGCGGATATCAAAATCAGGGAAATGATCGATGAGATTACAGTTGGATATGAGGACAAGCCGGAATTCTTTGTCGAGAAACTAGCCGAAGGGGTCGCGATGATTGCGGCTGCGTTCTATCCCAAAGAAGTCATTTTGAGGATGAGTGATTTCAAAACAAATGAGTATGCAAATCTGGTAGGCGGTAAACCTTATGAACCGACCGAAGAGAATCCGATGATCGGTTTCCGGGGAGCTTCCCGCTATTACGATGACCGTTATCGGGCTGGCTTCGCACTCGAATGCCGGGCGATTCACCGGGTCCGAGAAGTTATGGGATTACATAATCTCAAAGTCATGATTCCGTTTTGTCGAACTGTTGAGGAAGGCCGACGGGTGATTTCCGAAATGGAAAGTCATGGACTCGTTCAGGGCGAAAATGGTCTGGAAGTTTATGTGATGTGTGAGATCCCCAGCAATGTCATCATCGCCGAACAATTTGCAGAAGTCTTTGATGGTTTTTCAATTGGATCCAACGATTTGACACAACTGACATTGGGAGTGGATCGCGATTCTGAAATTGTCGCCCATCTATTCGACGAGCGGAATCCAGCTGTGAAAAAGATGATTACTGAGGTGATTAGCAAAGCGAAATCCGCGAATAAGAAAATTGGAATCTGTGGGCAGGCCCCAAGTGATTATCCCGAGTTCGCAAAATTCCTGATTGATGAAGGTATCGACAGTATCTCACTCAATCCCGATACAATCATCAAGACAACATTACTGGTTGCCGAACATGAAGCGAAACAATAATGAACTGGAGCAAATTGATGAATAATCCAACTGCAGAATTTATTGAAAATGGGATTATGACATCACTAACACATTGGCCCCGCGCGTCGGCTTAAATTTGAGATCGCGCAGAGCCTGATTCGCTTCCTGGAGTGGAAATGTTTTGATTGTGGGGCGAATTGGGATCTCTGAGGCAATTTTTAGAAATTCGCTGATATCATAATGGGTGATATTCGCAACAGATTGTATCTGGCGTTCCATCCAGAGGTGTTCATGATAGTTGAGCAAGAGTAACTCTTCCTGATCACGGGCTTCCTTTCGGATCGCATTAATCACCAACCGCCCGCCAGGTTGTAGATTGCGGAGTGCGTTTACGACAGGTTTCCAGGCGGGGGTCGTGTCGATGATTGCCTTCAGCGGTACCGGAGCTGTTGCTTCGATCGGACCTGCCCAACTGGCTCCGAGATTGAGTGCGAACTGTCGCGATTCGGCATCACGTGCGAAGACCGAAACTGGAGAGCGCGGATACAGATGGTGAATCAAAGACAAGACGAGATGAGCGGATCCTCCAAATCCAGTCAAACCAATCGGATCTCCATCGTAGCATTGTGTCAGTTTCAGTGCCCGATATCCGATAGAGCCTGCGCACATCAATGGAGCCGCTTCAGCATCTTTGAATAACTCTGGAATTGGATACGCATACCGGGCTGGAACAGACATTTTTTCTGCGTATCCACCATGATGGTCACATCCGGTACCCTGAAATGTCGGATCCAGATTTTCGTCACTGTCTCCGGTCGATGAGTAAATCCAGCCGACTCCGACACGATCTCCAATGCGATGTTGAGTGACATCATGACCTACGCTTTCAACATATCCAATGACTTCATGTCCCAGGATGATCGGCAGTGATGGCGGAATTAAGCGTCCTTCGATTTCATCGAGTTCAGTATGGCAAACTCCACAAGCAGCAACACGTATAACGACTTCATCAGATTGAGGTTCTGGATCAGTCCAGTCAACGTACTTCAACGGTTCGGAGTCTGGAGTGAGTTCCTGAAGAGTTTCCAGGATCATTGCCTTCATCAAACGCTCCTCAAATGATTAATATTCTCAGTTCCTGAAAACTCAGCTTTGAAGATGTCTCAGGATAGCCACTCGGGACGAATCAGCATGACCAATCCCAGTACAAGAATGACGATCCCGCTAGTCAGTTTGAGCCAGCGACCCTGCCGTTCCTGCAATTTGTTCTTTCCTAACGTGATCACAACGATGCCAACCATCAAACTATCGTCAAACATATAAGCAATATTGTAAAGCGCGAGATAGCCATAGTTTATCCAGGTCGAATAATTCTGCTCCGTGAGAATTTGAGTATAGAGTGCAGGCAGACCGGCTGTGCATAACAATTCGACGATATTCACAAGTACTGCGAGCACAAACGCACCAAACAAGGCTCCGTACAGGTTTTCAGCAGTAATGATTTGTCGCGTTCTTGCATAGATGCCCGGTTTTGCAGACTCAGGAATCGAGAGAGAAATGCCTTTTTTGAAGAGAAAGAAGTCCTTGATGTGTATCGAGCCAATCCCAATGGCAAGAATCGCCAGGATTACCTGGACTGATCGAAGATATCCAATCAGCAGGAAGACGTTGAGCCATGCAGCCATGAAAGCGAAGTAGGCCAGCCCACTCACCAGCACGAAAGTCGCGGCGATTAGTAGTATCCTCAGACGATTTTTCAGATTAACAAGTAAGGATAATAGAAATAGAAGTACCCACATCGCACAGGGGTTAAAACCATCGACCAGTCCCACAAGAATGGTGAACAGGGGCATTCCCAGACTATCCGCATTCACTTCGCCAATCCATGGCAGGATGATTGTCGTATCGGATTCGGGACCGAGAGGCGTAGCATCATTCAGGTCTGGTTCGAAAAAACTGGGGGCATCCAGAGACGTCTCATCCTGTAACAAACTTGTCGAACTTTCTGGAGAATTCAAGCCGGCGGAGACTGTAAATAGGGATCGTTCCCAACGTAGTTGTGCTGAAAAAGGAATTTCAGAAAAGAGTTGATGCTCTAAACTCGGTTCCATCTTTGATTGTGTCTGTCCGGCATTCATCGTCCAGGTCGTCAATAATTTCTCCAGACGATTACCGGTAATTTCGATTCCCTGAAAACCAACAATCATCTGATTGCAGAGATGAAAGACCGGAGTGCTTGCTGCTGCCTGTTTATAGCGTTGCGTGAGAGTGATCAGATCCTGTCGTGCTTCCGCGTCTTTAAAGATATC from Rubinisphaera italica includes the following:
- a CDS encoding hydrogenase maturation nickel metallochaperone HypA/HybF, with protein sequence MHEYSVVRSLLRQVQEIARSNGGGAIEMIRLAVGEFSGVECTLVELAFRDLAPEKIGRQAKLEIQKIPLEAKCENCQQKIIITNYQFCCPRCNSQQVRITAGDELTIIDIELREVGVNA
- the hypB gene encoding hydrogenase nickel incorporation protein HypB gives rise to the protein MNQTITVNRDLKADLKEQANRFRQRMSDQGTLVVNLVSSPGAGKTSLLQRTATKIGDEYRLAVLVGDLATDRDAERLKPYVPVQQLTTGGACHLEIPLVESGYERLNQSDLDILFIENVGNLVCPASHDLGEHLRVTLLSVTEGDDKPGKYPKMFRTSQAMVITKSDLLPYVPFDVSSAVEDARRIQPELDFLTTSSQTLAGVDEWCEFLVRQLRKIQK
- the hypF gene encoding carbamoyltransferase HypF, with the translated sequence MLSPDSTLQNVVAHRIILNGIVQGIGMRPAVARLAQMHHLSGSVSNQLTGLLIVVEGSPSDVDEFRDQLSSHFPTDAKITSRQEIKCEATGNTEFRILESIATGRLETILPADLATCDQCQHEYSSPDDARYRYPMISCTSCGPRYSIIKRMPFEREQSSLKDYDLCVNCREDYTNSSSRRFHAQTIACQDCGPKYWYEKSGQFVELNYDMMIQLAVEDIKRGDIVGLCGVGGYQLLVDGTNLAAVQRLRQRKKRESKPFAVMVQSLNAAEHLASLNQIEREILADSRNPIVLLNQLARNRLAREVTGPVGTIGVMLPTTPVHQELCRLVNVPLIVTSGNVEGKPIESVPSKARSELADIADCFLHHNREIVRPIDDSVVRIASGQQVTIRCGRGLSPLKLPISTQMQILAVGGEQKNAIAFSNGSQSILSPHIGDLNTLENRTYFEQQIAELQTLYQMDPEYIVHDLHQEYYSTKWATRQGKPLIGVQHHHAHIVSGMLEHNLLDENVLGLAFDGTGLGDDATVWGGEFLLTTAVDYIRVGNIAPFSLPGGDAAILSPWRIAISLLESAMEAEAASKIGRQIFPDNSAENILQITGRQHLSPRTSSMGRLFDGITALITRRTESSYEGQFPMILEALAQNCDSVQTPYRFKVSTVDHRIQLEWKTAIRQIVHDIDAGTAPAVIACRFHRGLVQGIRKMCRLFPDYPIVLSGGCFQNRILLETLRRELEQDHRNVFCPVSIPLNDAGLAAGQLAIAVARLTRNADHNSVGAV
- a CDS encoding HypC/HybG/HupF family hydrogenase formation chaperone, with the translated sequence MCLGIPGRVTRWLDQDPLFAKAEVDFGGLKKVCHFACVPDAEIGDFVIVHAGIAITQISAEQAALIETDLSGLDPSDKIQEEGTSG
- the hypD gene encoding hydrogenase formation protein HypD; amino-acid sequence: MKYLTEYRNPQTARNLVSEIRKQATQRWRIMEVCGGQTHNLLKYGIESELTGVVELIHGPGCPVCVTPAEIIDIAQQISLQPSTILTTFGDMLRVPGTAQSLNQTRASGGDVRIVYSPVDAVELARLNPDLDVVFLGVGFETTAPSTALAVLQAEQLRLDNFSVLVSHVRVLPAMRIILESSKSRLQGFLAAGHVCTITGLEEYQDLVDTYEVPVVITGFEPIDLLQGIQSCVHMLEQGKPRLLNCYPRSVKHGGNVNAMKLIDEVYQIVDQSWRGIGIIPAGGLSLKPNYRKYDAWSRFVGSRSPVNQNETVCQSAEVLQGLIKPPECSAYGKSCKPAHPLGAPMVSSEGACAAYYRYRINNEPQSEKAPLIDG
- the hypE gene encoding hydrogenase expression/formation protein HypE — encoded protein: MQLNENCPIPLSGSHGLVTLAHGEGGLLSRELIRDHMQVILSDPTLNVSGDAACLSLNSSSIMMTTDSYVVSPLFFPGGDIGSLAVYGTVNDLLVSGAIPYCISLGIIIEEGFPIATLDRILKSVRNACERCSVFVSTGDTKVVPRGQCDQIYLNTTGVGIAGPVVPPGPQAIQPGDEILVTGPIGQHGIAILSARENLQFEPEPTSDVNSLANEINAIKGHMEQVRSLRDATRGGVSAVLHEWAEAAQCTFTIMENQLPISPEVQAACELLGLNPLHIACEGTMVIAAASGQGPLILESLQATGNRDAAIIGTARSRQNAPVTIKNLFDRELPIDEPMGAPLPRIC
- the ppsA gene encoding phosphoenolpyruvate synthase encodes the protein MSDAVKGTSEYIRWFNDISIDDIASVGGKNASLGEMYQSLTDQGILVPNGFAVTAQAYHDFLSVTGVDQKIRSILADLDTSDMENLQQRGHAVRQAILSVTMPDSLQQQIITEYETLCGETIDIDVAVRSSATAEDLPDASFAGQQETMLNVRGAGVLLETCRRCFASLFTDRAISYRQERDFDHFTIGLSIGVQLMVRSDLAYSGVMFSIDTETGFPDAVLINAAYGLGENVVQGSVNPDEFYVFKTTLLKDPECRPILQRRLGTKEFKLIYDLGGTRMTKNVPVSLEDRRRFCIPDEDLLLLARWACVIEDHYSQKKGQLCPMDIEWAKDGLTGKMYIVQARPETVQSQKIKNVLETFELNNRSQVLVTGRAVGERIAKGPVRIIDSPLGLKQFQPGEILVTDKTDPDWEPTMKKAAAIVTNRGGRTCHAAIVSRELGLPAIVGTETGTELLQTGQPVTVCCAEGDAGFVYEGLLDYEQKSVELSEVSRTRTKIMMNLANPDQAFRLSFLPNDGVGLARVEFIINHSIKIHPLALLDYDQLADIKIREMIDEITVGYEDKPEFFVEKLAEGVAMIAAAFYPKEVILRMSDFKTNEYANLVGGKPYEPTEENPMIGFRGASRYYDDRYRAGFALECRAIHRVREVMGLHNLKVMIPFCRTVEEGRRVISEMESHGLVQGENGLEVYVMCEIPSNVIIAEQFAEVFDGFSIGSNDLTQLTLGVDRDSEIVAHLFDERNPAVKKMITEVISKAKSANKKIGICGQAPSDYPEFAKFLIDEGIDSISLNPDTIIKTTLLVAEHEAKQ
- a CDS encoding alcohol dehydrogenase catalytic domain-containing protein, producing MKAMILETLQELTPDSEPLKYVDWTDPEPQSDEVVIRVAACGVCHTELDEIEGRLIPPSLPIILGHEVIGYVESVGHDVTQHRIGDRVGVGWIYSSTGDSDENLDPTFQGTGCDHHGGYAEKMSVPARYAYPIPELFKDAEAAPLMCAGSIGYRALKLTQCYDGDPIGLTGFGGSAHLVLSLIHHLYPRSPVSVFARDAESRQFALNLGASWAGPIEATAPVPLKAIIDTTPAWKPVVNALRNLQPGGRLVINAIRKEARDQEELLLLNYHEHLWMERQIQSVANITHYDISEFLKIASEIPIRPTIKTFPLQEANQALRDLKFKPTRGANVLVMS
- a CDS encoding glutaredoxin domain-containing protein — encoded protein: MTTSSGLVIRHAHAQMETKRTAVLVFYYHSDQNTDLLLFNSLNKSIRSRKATTLQAVDLDNADQKQLLQYQRFLDYFSITADSTPLLIGCNAYRSRGLNEQNVESYVEQMLRVDIYTRAGCSHCEDAIRYLKLLRDKYPGFEFRVRDIFKDAEARQDLITLTQRYKQAAASTPVFHLCNQMIVGFQGIEITGNRLEKLLTTWTMNAGQTQSKMEPSLEHQLFSEIPFSAQLRWERSLFTVSAGLNSPESSTSLLQDETSLDAPSFFEPDLNDATPLGPESDTTIILPWIGEVNADSLGMPLFTILVGLVDGFNPCAMWVLLFLLSLLVNLKNRLRILLIAATFVLVSGLAYFAFMAAWLNVFLLIGYLRSVQVILAILAIGIGSIHIKDFFLFKKGISLSIPESAKPGIYARTRQIITAENLYGALFGAFVLAVLVNIVELLCTAGLPALYTQILTEQNYSTWINYGYLALYNIAYMFDDSLMVGIVVITLGKNKLQERQGRWLKLTSGIVILVLGLVMLIRPEWLS